In Bradyrhizobium paxllaeri, the genomic stretch TCGTTATAGGCGGGGATGCGGCCCTGCGTCGGCTTGATCGTGACGACGCCGTTGCAGTGCGCCGGCCAGCGTAACGAACCACCGATGTCGTTGCCGTGCGCGATCGTGCCGATGCCGGCTGCCACCGCGGCGCCGGCGCCGCCGGACGAGCCGCCGCAGGTGATATCGGGATTCCACGGGTTCAGCGTAAGCCCGTGCAGCGGGTTGTCGGTGAAGCCGCGGAACGAGAACTCGGGCGTGTTGGTCAGGCCGATGACGATCGCGTCGGCCTTTTTGAGATTGCGCACCACCGGCGCATCGGAGGGAGCGATAATATTCATCTGCGCGGCCACCCCGTTGGGGTTGGGCCGCCCCTCATAGTCGACGTTTTCCTTGATCGTGATCGGCACGCCGTGGAGCGCACCGAGCTCGGCCCGTCTTGTTCGGGCGTTGTCCGCGGCTTTGGCCGCTTTCAGCGCTTGCTCCGACAGATCGACGACAACCGCGTTGAGCTTCGGATTGACATCGCGCACTCGCGCGATGTGCGCTTCGACGACCTCCATCGAGGAAATCGCGCCTGAGCGGATGGCGGCTGCCGTCTGCAACGCCGACCATTGCCAGACTGGCCCCTTGGGCGGGCGCGCCTTGGCGGACTTTCGTGAGGTTGGTTTCTTCTGTGCTTTTGCGCCTGCGCCTGCGCGGCTGGCGGACTTTTTCGTCGATTTCTTCGGTGCTGCTTTTGCCGAGCCGCTCTTCCGCTTGGTCACGGTTTTCTTTGCCATTTCTCGCCCCATTTCTGCGCTGAGAACGTTAAAGACGCCGGAGCCGCGAGTCGAGACGGGTGGAGAATTTTGTGGGGTCCGGAGGCTGGAATAGCCCTTGGGCCAAGGGGGCAGGTCGAATGCAGCGCGCCTGATCTTTAGTCAACGTCCTCAATCACGCCTGAATTGTCGGATTGCTTCGCAAGCTTCATCGAGGCGCAATTCCTTGTGGCTTGGCCCCAGGAGAGACGAGCGTGGCCAGGAAAAAAGCAACCTTACCAGAACCGGTCAAGCCCGCGGCGCCCCGGACAAAGAAAGCAACAGTAACTGGCAGGACGTCGGATCGGGTTCAGCTCCGTCTGCCAGAGAGGATACGAGACAAACTCGTCGAAGCGGCGATGGCAAACGCGCGCTCGCTCAACGACGAGATCATTTATCGGCTCACGCAGTCGCTGGAGCGCGACGAGATGCAGAAGCTATCCGACCGCCTCAAGGCACAAGGCGACCGGCTTGCAAAGTTCGAGGGAGAAATAGCCGCCATGGTCGAGCAACTCAGGCTACGCGACGACTAAAGCGTGATGACGTTTCTTCGAATCGTCATCCCGCTTTATCTTTTTGTTTGAGCATGATCTTTTCGGAAAACCGCTCACACTTTTCCGGATCATGCTCTAGCATCCGTGCAGCGGCCGCGTACCCGAGCGCCTTGCAATTATCTTTCAGCCCTGACTATGCCGCGTTGCGCCCCTGCTCGGTTCGGGCGTCGAGCAGCGCTGCCTCGACCAGCGCGCTTCGGATCCGCGCAATTTCCGCGTCCGATATTTTGACCAATGGCGGACGCACAACGGCGCGCGGCAGTTTGCCGAGCAGTACCAGCGCTTCCTTCATGCGGTTGTGCATGTCGACAAAGGGATCGGCATAAAACACGCGCGCCGTCGGATGGATCCGATCGTTCAGCCGGCGGGCTTCCGCGAGATCGTTGGCCTTCACGGCACGGTACAGCCGGGCCTGAAGATCGGCGATGACGCTGCCGCTGCCGGAAAGCAGGCCATTGCAGCCGAGCACCAGCGAGCTCAACAGCCATGCGCTGTTGGTAGACAGCACGTTGATGGGGCGCGCACGCCCCTGCAAGGCGCGAATCTGGCTTTCATGCTGCGCCACCTGTGGCGTCCAGTCCTTGATGGCGCGGATGGTCGGCACTTCGTCGAACAGCCGCTCCAGCGTCGCCGCCGGATAACCCTGGCCCGTGGCCAATGGATATTGAAACACGATCAGTGGCAGATTGGTCGCATCGCTGATCGTCTTGAAATGGGCCAGCGCCATCTCGGCCGACTGGCCGAGGGAGAAGGGCGCCGGTGGGAATACCAGCAGCGCGGAAGCGCCGCCGGCCTCGGCCTGTCGAGCGATCCGCGCCGCCTCCAGGCTGCCGTCCGCCCACACGCCGTGAATGATCGGCAGTTTGTCGCCGACTTCCTCGCTGGTGATCTCCATGACGCGGCGCTGCTCGTCCTGGGTACAGGAGGCGACCTCGGTGGAATGAGCGTTGACCGTGATGGCAGACAGGCCCTGCACCGAGGCGACATCGCGCAAATGAGCGCGGAAACTCGGCTCGTCGATCGAGAAATCGTTGTGGAACGGCAGCAGTACCGCCGGGATCACGCCTTGAGGCACGAAATCAGGATGGCGGCTCATGTCTCGTCTCCTCCTGGCTCAAACGACGGGGACGCGCTTCGCCGCCACCGCGGCCGGCGAAATAACCTCGATGTCCAGCGGCACCTGCCAACGTTCGGTGAAGCGCACCTGCGGCGGCGTATTGCTGGAGCGCGCACCCTTCAGAACGAAGCCGTCATAGGCATTGTTCATCACCTCATTGCACTTCTGCACATAGATCGGAAAGCCGCCGATATAGGGCATGAACACGCGAGGCCTTCCGGCAATGTTGGTGCCGACATACCAGGAGCTGCAGGTCGAACGCAGCGAAACCGTCGAGACGTCGTTGACGTGGGCGACCCAGGCGTCCTCGTCTGCCTGAACGGGCTCGATGCTGCGGGCGCCGACATCGCGCATGTGACTGAGGCAATCGGCCAGCCAGTCGACATGTTGCTCGATCGCCTGGATCATGCTGGCCAGCACCGACGGGCTGCCGGGGCCGGTGATCATGAAGAGATTCGGAAATCCCTCCGAAGCAAGGCCGAGATAGGCGCGGGGGCCGGCGCGCCATTTCTCGCTGAGCGTACGGCCGCCGCGGCCGGTGATCCCGATCTTGTCGAACGAGCCGGTCATGGCGGCAAAGCCAGTGGCGGAAACGACGGCGTCGAACTGATATTCGGTGCCATCAACCACGATGCCATCTTTGGTGAATCGCTCGATCGGCGTCTGGGATACGTCAACCAGCTTCACATGCGGCAGGTTGTAGGTCTGGAAGTAGTCGGTATCGACACAGAGCCGCTTGCAGCCGAACACGTTCTGCGGGCATAGCAACTCGGCGGTCGCGGGATCATTGACGATGCCGCGGATCTTCTGCCGTGCGAATTCGGCGATCGTATCGTTAGCCGACTTTTCGAACAGGAGGTCGCCGTAGGCGCCGAGAAAGGGAAGTCCGCCGCGCTGCCACGCCGCTTCGTATTGCTGCTGACGCTCCTGCGCGTTCGCCTCCAGGGCCGGCTGGGTATTGAACGGGAAATAGAAGCCGGTCGGACGGGCGCGCGCCTTCGCGCGCAGTTCCGGATAATGCGCCTTGGCTTCCTTCAAATATTCTGGCGACAGTGCCTCATTCCACGCCGGCACGGACCAGGTCGCGGTGCGCTGGAACACGGTGAGTTGCGACGCCTGTTGCGCGATCATCGGGATCGACTGGATTGCCGACGAGCCGGTGCCGATGACGCCGACGCGCAAGTCCGTGAAGTCGACGCCTTCGTGCGGCCATTCGCCGGTATGATAGATCGGGCCGCAGAAGTCATCCATGCCCGGGAAGGCCGGACGGTTCGGCGCCGACAGGCAGCCAACTGCCATGATGCAGAATCTTGCCGTGACGCAGTCGCCGCGATCCGTCTCGATCAGCCAGCTATCGGTCTCCTCGTTGAAGGTTGCCGCCGTGACGCGGGTGTCGAACACGATCTGGCTGCGCAGGTCGAAGCGGTCGGCGACGTGGTTGGCGTAAGCGAGGATTTCCGGCTGCGGCGAATACTTCTCCGACCAGTTCCATTCCTGGTCCAGCTCTTCCGAGAACGAGAAGGAATATTGCAGGCTCTCGACGTCGCAGCGGGCTCCGGGATAGCGATTCCAATACCACGTCCCGCCAACGCCGCCGCCGGCCTCGTAAACCCGGGCCGTGAATCCGAGCCCCCGCAACCGATGCAGCATGTAGAGGCCGGCAAAGCCGGCGCCGACCACGACGGCATCAAAAGCTCCCGTTTCGGGAGGGCGCGCTGTACTCGCCTGACCCATGGCCTGTCGGTTCCCTCTGCTTTTCTTGGTCACGTTCTCTTCGACGCGAGAGCAAGATTAGGGCGGCGGCACGGAGGTCGGCAAGCTGGACTGTCACCGCATCACGAATGGCACCTATGCCGCGCGCGTGTCGCTTCAGGAGTCATGGCCC encodes the following:
- a CDS encoding Arc family DNA-binding protein: MARKKATLPEPVKPAAPRTKKATVTGRTSDRVQLRLPERIRDKLVEAAMANARSLNDEIIYRLTQSLERDEMQKLSDRLKAQGDRLAKFEGEIAAMVEQLRLRDD
- a CDS encoding dihydrodipicolinate synthase family protein — encoded protein: MSRHPDFVPQGVIPAVLLPFHNDFSIDEPSFRAHLRDVASVQGLSAITVNAHSTEVASCTQDEQRRVMEITSEEVGDKLPIIHGVWADGSLEAARIARQAEAGGASALLVFPPAPFSLGQSAEMALAHFKTISDATNLPLIVFQYPLATGQGYPAATLERLFDEVPTIRAIKDWTPQVAQHESQIRALQGRARPINVLSTNSAWLLSSLVLGCNGLLSGSGSVIADLQARLYRAVKANDLAEARRLNDRIHPTARVFYADPFVDMHNRMKEALVLLGKLPRAVVRPPLVKISDAEIARIRSALVEAALLDARTEQGRNAA
- a CDS encoding flavin-containing monooxygenase, yielding MGQASTARPPETGAFDAVVVGAGFAGLYMLHRLRGLGFTARVYEAGGGVGGTWYWNRYPGARCDVESLQYSFSFSEELDQEWNWSEKYSPQPEILAYANHVADRFDLRSQIVFDTRVTAATFNEETDSWLIETDRGDCVTARFCIMAVGCLSAPNRPAFPGMDDFCGPIYHTGEWPHEGVDFTDLRVGVIGTGSSAIQSIPMIAQQASQLTVFQRTATWSVPAWNEALSPEYLKEAKAHYPELRAKARARPTGFYFPFNTQPALEANAQERQQQYEAAWQRGGLPFLGAYGDLLFEKSANDTIAEFARQKIRGIVNDPATAELLCPQNVFGCKRLCVDTDYFQTYNLPHVKLVDVSQTPIERFTKDGIVVDGTEYQFDAVVSATGFAAMTGSFDKIGITGRGGRTLSEKWRAGPRAYLGLASEGFPNLFMITGPGSPSVLASMIQAIEQHVDWLADCLSHMRDVGARSIEPVQADEDAWVAHVNDVSTVSLRSTCSSWYVGTNIAGRPRVFMPYIGGFPIYVQKCNEVMNNAYDGFVLKGARSSNTPPQVRFTERWQVPLDIEVISPAAVAAKRVPVV